The Streptomyces spororaveus genome includes a region encoding these proteins:
- a CDS encoding GNAT family N-acetyltransferase — MTPVLRTERLLLDPYTPADEEGFVALFQDTRVSRWMGDGPATEAEDRALFGRVFTKVYAENLFDVWAVRRDGRLVGHAEIKRTDEVDGHEIIYALAPEAWGAGLGTEIAEAVVAYGFGTLGLTEVHATVAEANGASLVLLERIGFTRVRDVREDDGSTTRVLTRARGALADERPRPVLPS; from the coding sequence ATGACGCCTGTTCTGCGTACCGAGCGGCTGTTGCTCGACCCGTACACCCCCGCCGACGAGGAAGGCTTCGTCGCCCTCTTCCAGGACACCCGGGTGTCCCGGTGGATGGGGGACGGTCCTGCCACCGAGGCCGAGGACCGGGCGCTCTTCGGGCGGGTCTTCACGAAGGTCTACGCCGAGAACCTCTTCGACGTGTGGGCCGTGCGCCGCGACGGCCGGCTGGTCGGGCACGCCGAGATCAAGCGGACCGACGAGGTCGACGGCCACGAGATCATCTACGCCCTGGCTCCCGAGGCCTGGGGAGCGGGCCTCGGCACCGAGATCGCCGAGGCGGTCGTCGCGTACGGCTTCGGCACCCTCGGCCTGACCGAGGTGCACGCCACCGTGGCCGAGGCCAACGGGGCCTCCCTGGTCCTGCTGGAGCGCATCGGCTTCACCCGTGTCCGGGACGTGCGGGAGGACGACGGCAGCACCACCCGCGTCCTGACCCGCGCCCGGGGCGCTCTGGCGGACGAGCGTCCACGGCCGGTTTTGCCTTCCTGA
- a CDS encoding M23 family metallopeptidase: protein MASNLPAPEGIEIQEPPTAGAWGEWNPTEDSVRPVRGKHRVAKQRGGLARSSTVLGVGVIAAVGAGGIATAQDRPQVAISLPALPDIMTGGKAQQDDAGSASAASAGERTATTRQQSAADAGEALRNRILQQAESQQDAEDAKTRAEAEQAARQAAAQEAKEKLEEARKAAEEEAKAKEEAEAKAREEAEAKAAEAAAAKAAEQERLAKPSGSYSLPTSAYTLTSHYGDSGSMWSSGHHTGLDFAAPTGTPAKAVAAGKITSAGWSGAYGYRIVLELPDGTEIWYCHLSSMSVTSGTVGAGETIGRVGATGNVTGPHLHLEVRKGGSTQDPLAWLNSKGLNV from the coding sequence GTGGCCTCCAACTTGCCTGCCCCTGAAGGCATCGAGATCCAGGAGCCGCCCACCGCGGGTGCCTGGGGCGAGTGGAACCCCACCGAGGATTCGGTGCGGCCCGTCCGCGGCAAGCACCGGGTCGCCAAGCAGCGCGGGGGACTTGCCCGCAGCTCCACCGTGCTCGGCGTCGGTGTGATCGCGGCGGTCGGCGCCGGCGGCATCGCCACCGCGCAGGACCGGCCCCAGGTCGCGATATCCCTGCCCGCCCTCCCCGACATCATGACCGGGGGCAAGGCCCAGCAGGACGACGCGGGTTCCGCCTCGGCCGCCTCGGCCGGCGAGCGGACGGCGACCACCCGGCAGCAGTCCGCCGCGGACGCGGGGGAGGCCCTGCGCAACCGCATCCTCCAGCAGGCGGAGTCCCAGCAGGACGCCGAGGACGCCAAGACCCGGGCCGAGGCCGAGCAGGCCGCCCGGCAGGCGGCCGCGCAGGAGGCCAAGGAGAAGCTGGAGGAGGCCCGCAAGGCCGCCGAAGAGGAGGCCAAGGCCAAGGAGGAGGCCGAGGCCAAGGCCAGGGAAGAGGCCGAGGCGAAGGCCGCGGAAGCGGCGGCGGCCAAGGCGGCGGAGCAGGAGCGCCTCGCCAAGCCGTCCGGCAGCTACTCCCTCCCCACCTCCGCCTACACCCTCACCTCGCACTACGGCGACTCCGGCTCCATGTGGTCCTCCGGCCACCACACCGGCCTCGACTTCGCGGCCCCGACGGGGACCCCCGCCAAGGCCGTGGCCGCCGGAAAGATCACCTCGGCCGGCTGGTCCGGTGCGTACGGCTACCGGATCGTGCTGGAGCTCCCGGACGGTACGGAGATCTGGTACTGCCACCTCTCCTCGATGTCGGTGACCTCCGGCACGGTCGGCGCCGGCGAGACCATCGGCCGCGTCGGCGCCACCGGCAACGTCACCGGACCTCATCTCCACCTGGAAGTACGCAAGGGCGGGTCGACACAGGACCCGCTGGCGTGGCTGAACTCCAAGGGTCTGAACGTCTGA
- a CDS encoding PP2C family protein-serine/threonine phosphatase, producing MVGLGRQGNGGGRAGGSGVTRRVLLVLPGALIVLGLVFDVLTPPSFTGSPFFTAAPLIAAPLFTLWATALTGGLAVCAVFLLHLLGGTSWKVEALTELVTVLTVAGLALLINRMVRRSGERLASARGIAEAAQRAVLPKPAERIGGLHVSAWYEAAQADAFIGGDLYAVQETPYGVRLAVGDVRGKGLGAVEAVAVVLGAFREAADTEPTLEALAQRLERALAREGTRRDSLDAVEGFTTCVLGEVPPGEGVLRLLNRGHPEPLLLHGNGELAVLTPVEPALPLGMGELGGWPDLVQEWAFPAGTTLLLYTDGLTEARDGAGDFYDPAARLRGRIFPGPQALLSALSSDVRRHTGGGATDDMALLAVGRPGEREPERRRTVPVVPRGDVM from the coding sequence GTGGTGGGGCTGGGCCGGCAGGGCAACGGCGGCGGGCGTGCGGGCGGGAGCGGTGTGACCCGTCGCGTACTGCTGGTGCTGCCGGGCGCGCTGATCGTCCTCGGGCTGGTCTTCGACGTGCTGACCCCGCCCAGCTTCACCGGATCCCCGTTCTTCACCGCGGCCCCGCTGATCGCCGCCCCGCTGTTCACTCTCTGGGCGACGGCCCTGACGGGCGGCCTGGCCGTGTGCGCGGTGTTCCTGCTGCACCTCCTGGGCGGCACCAGCTGGAAGGTCGAGGCGCTGACCGAGCTGGTGACCGTACTGACCGTGGCCGGGCTGGCGCTCCTGATCAACCGCATGGTGCGGCGCAGCGGCGAGCGGCTCGCCTCGGCGCGCGGGATCGCCGAGGCCGCGCAGCGGGCGGTGCTGCCCAAGCCCGCCGAGCGCATCGGAGGGCTGCACGTCTCCGCCTGGTACGAGGCCGCGCAGGCGGACGCCTTCATCGGCGGCGACCTGTACGCGGTCCAGGAGACCCCGTACGGGGTGCGGCTCGCGGTGGGCGACGTACGGGGCAAGGGGCTGGGGGCGGTGGAGGCCGTCGCGGTGGTCCTCGGGGCGTTCCGGGAGGCGGCGGACACCGAGCCCACGCTGGAGGCGCTGGCGCAGCGGCTGGAGCGGGCGCTGGCCCGCGAGGGCACCCGGCGCGACAGCCTGGACGCGGTCGAGGGGTTCACGACGTGCGTGCTCGGGGAGGTCCCGCCGGGCGAGGGCGTGCTGCGGCTGCTCAACCGGGGCCACCCCGAGCCGCTGCTGCTGCACGGGAACGGTGAGCTGGCGGTCCTCACCCCGGTGGAGCCGGCCCTGCCGCTCGGCATGGGGGAGCTGGGCGGCTGGCCGGACCTGGTGCAGGAGTGGGCCTTCCCGGCGGGGACCACCCTGCTGCTCTACACGGACGGGCTGACGGAGGCCCGGGACGGGGCGGGCGACTTCTACGATCCGGCGGCCCGGCTGCGCGGTCGGATCTTTCCCGGGCCGCAGGCGCTGCTCAGCGCGCTCAGCAGCGATGTGCGCCGGCATACGGGCGGCGGGGCGACGGACGACATGGCGCTGCTCGCGGTGGGCCGGCCGGGGGAGCGGGAGCCCGAGCGGCGGCGGACCGTGCCGGTGGTGCCCCGCGGCGATGTGATGTGA